A single region of the Populus nigra chromosome 2, ddPopNigr1.1, whole genome shotgun sequence genome encodes:
- the LOC133682300 gene encoding protein TILLER ANGLE CONTROL 1-like, whose protein sequence is MKIFNWVQRRFHHGAIKDGLARNVKKAESITNEADKQALLKQVALVDVLDGWKDGILTIGTLGLDPLKPFNQQNDQYFILESEEEEEVEREQEQYSVDDDYFDDDNVEDEEVSPLIYATFEHSFEGTGSNTVTCDVITNSSITEQEQRRRKGERITLAELFLEDADMKKKPDSVEIETKSGNKKPVARAKGGLSFAKKLIRPRPGEDSRPIKKLNQLMRRMLKRKIHPEFDGKGNKTDNQNKPGIMDVQIRKGNEAESVFLLQTPSGPTI, encoded by the exons ATGAAG ATCTTCAACTGGGTGCAGAGGAGGTTTCATCATGGCGCAATCAAAG ATGGGCTAGCTAGAAATGTGAAGAAGGCTGAATCCATTACAAATGAGGCTGACAAGCAAGCATTGCTGAAACAAGTAGCCCTGGTGGATGTGCTTGATGGTTGGAAAGATGGCATTTTAACAATTGGCACATTAGGTCTTGACCCTTTAAAACCCTTTAACCAACAAAATGATCAGTATTTCATTTTGGAAAgtgaagaggaggaggaagtaGAAAGGGAACAAGAACAATACTCAGTTGATGAtgattattttgatgatgacaATGTTGAAGATGAAGAAGTGAGCCCTTTGATATATGCAACATTTGAGCACAGTTTTGAGGGAACTGGATCAAATACCGTGACATGTGATGTCATAACCAACTCTAGTATCACCGAGCAAGAAcaaagaagaaggaaaggagAAAGAATAACACTGGCAGAACTGTTCTTGGAAGATGCTGACATGAAAAAGAAGCCGGATTCTGTTGAAATTGAGACCAAATCAGGTAATAAAAAGCCGGTTGCTCGTGCCAAGGGTGGCCTTTCTTTCGCCAAGAAGCTAATACGTCCTCGCCCAGGAGAGGATTCGCGTCCAATTAAAAAACTCAACCAA TTGATGAGGAGGATGTTGAAGAGAAAAATTCACCCAGAATTTGATGGGAAGGGAAATAAAACAGACAATCAAAATAAGCCTGGCATTATGGATGTCCAAATCCGCAAGGGAAATGAAGCCGAATCAGTTTTTCTGCTTCAAACTCCATCAG GTCCTACCATATGA
- the LOC133681396 gene encoding uncharacterized protein LOC133681396: MATTLGLLKFPILAQKNNTPFIHSKMPLLSNSSKLDVCKKDSHSPRKLFTETIQHLSSASLSPASLALPFFLDTKDALAVGGEFGILEGRSFALIHPIVMGGLLFYTLWAGYLGWQWRRVRTTQNEISELKRQVKPTPVTPEGTPVEAAPSPVELKIQQLSEERKELIKGSYRDRHFNAGSILLGFGVFEAIGGGVNTWFRTGKLFPGPHLFAGAGITVLWAAAAALVPAMQKGNETARSLHIALNAINVVLFLWQVPTGIDIVFKVFEFTKWP; the protein is encoded by the exons ATGGCCACCACACTCGGCCTTCTAAAATTCCCAATTCTTGCTCAGAAGAATAATACTCCATTTATCCACTCAAAAATGCCTCTTCTTTCTAACTCATCAAAGTTAGATGTCTGCAAAAAGGACTCGCATAGCCCTCGTAAGCTTTTCACTGAAACCATCCAGCATCTAAGTTCAGCTTCTCTTTCACCTGCATCGCTCGCATTACCTTTCTTCTTAGACACAAAG GATGCGCTTGCTGTTGGTGGGGAGTTTGGGATATTGGAGGGAAGGTCATTTGCACTTATCCACCCCATTGTCATGGGTGGTTTGTTATTCTACACTTTGTGGGCTGGATATTTGGGGTGGCAATGGAGGCGTGTTAGGACCACACAGAATGAGATCAGTGAACTTAAAAGGCAAGTGAAACCTACCCCAGTTACTCCTGAAGGCACACCCGTGGAAGCTGCACCATCTCCTGTTGAACTCAAAATTCAGCAACTCAGTGAG GAGAGGAAGGAGTTGATTAAAGGGTCTTACAGGGACAGGCACTTCAACGCGGGATCAATATTGCTAGGATTTGGAGTATTTGAAGCAATTGGCGGAGGAGTCAACACATGGTTTAGGACAGGAAAGCTATTCCCTGGACCTCATTTGTTTGCAGGAGCAG GCATTACGGTGTTATGGGCAGCAGCAGCCGCCCTAGTCCCTGCAATGCAGAAAGGGAATGAAACGGCAAGGAGCCTTCACATTGCATTGAATGCAATTAACGTTGTTCTCTTCTTGTGGCAAGTCCCCACTGGAATTGACAtagtttttaaagtgtttgaaTTCACTAAATGGCCTTGA
- the LOC133682991 gene encoding vegetative cell wall protein gp1-like yields MSNQPAPPRPWFRLPSIARPAAPAPTPTPESPPPQPRPALARPSFRLTALPQPVPTQPQEPTPAPPPSAATVPPAAGIASVPTSPAVKAAGGVASLPTSPAPRAPAPSSSVPTSPVPTSTVFPPATFSLPPSPTLKPSRTSSSVPTSPASTPAPSASVSTSPSTRPVSTTSSAPSSPAPAPATVTSSVPNSPATKAVTTSAARVPGPTPSLRIVKPTVQTPPQSPKPKPTAPPPSPLTLPPSRVKSDADLEPKIPLVAEPKTVLVQKIIDKPKEAGDSLRAFADSLSSGIARLAKPETAKDQTKEKGSGKKISSDSEGVGMRVITIAGENKGAFMEVIRSPKKHFFEGNSHTLNKKGNPRSEGSDWGSQSSSGEEGNSKKDKNHKGRSTGPSPMSTFMNSNVQGVNNSIVYNSSCSYHDPGVHVALSRKPSGSAGFHVKDRGNGYQS; encoded by the coding sequence ATGTCAAACCAACCTGCCCCGCCTCGCCCATGGTTCCGTTTGCCATCAATAGCTCGCCCAGCTGCCCCTGCTCCAACCCCAACTCCAGAGTCGCCTCCTCCGCAACCCCGTCCAGCTCTTGCTCGACCTTCATTTAGGCTTACTGCTCTGCCTCAGCCTGTGCCAACACAGCCTCAAGAACCCACTCCCGCACCACCTCCTTCTGCTGCGACAGTGCCACCTGCCGCTGGTATTGCTTCAGTTCCAACATCTCCAGCTGTAAAAGCTGCAGGTGGTGTTGCATCATTACCAACATCCCCAGCTCCAAGGGCACCTGCTCCTTCATCTTCAGTGCCAACTTCTCCTGTCCCAACTTCCACAGTGTTTCCACCCGCTACTTTTTCACTGCCACCTTCTCCAACCCTCAAACCATCACGTACTTCGTCTTCAGTTCCTACCTCTCCAGCTTCTACACCAGCTCCATCTGCTTCCGTCTCAACTTCTCCTTCCACTAGGCCAGTGTCAACCACATCCTCAGCGCCAAGCTCTCCTGCCCCTGCGCCAGCGACAGTCACATCCTCGGTGCCAAATTCTCCAGCCACTAAAGCTGTAACCACCAGTGCAGCTCGTGTGCCTGGCCCTACACCATCTCTAAGAATCGTCAAGCCTACAGTTCAAACCCCACCCCAGTCACCTAAGCCTAAGCCCACTGCTCCACCACCTTCTCCTCTAACACTTCCACCTTCCCGAGTAAAATCTGACGCTGATCTCGAACCCAAGATTCCATTAGTAGCAGAGCCAAAAACTGTGTTGGTTCAGAAGATTATTGACAAGCCTAAGGAGGCAGGTGATTCGCTGAGGGCCTTTGCAGACAGTCTCAGCTCTGGCATTGCGCGTCTTGCAAAGCCAGAAACTGCCAAAGATCAAACAAAGGAGAAAGGTAGCGGCAAGAAGATTTCTTCAGATTCTGAGGGTGTTGGCATGAGGGTAATTACAATTGCTGGTGAAAACAAAGGTGCTTTCATGGAAGTAATCCGTTCTCCGAAGAAACATTTTTTTGAAGGCAATTCTCATACTCTCAACAAGAAGGGTAATCCTAGAAGTGAAGGCAGTGATTGGGGAAGCCAGAGCAGCAGTGGTGAAGAAGGCAACAGCAAGAAGGACAAGAACCACAAAGGAAGATCAACGGGGCCATCTCCTATGAGTACATTTATGAACAGTAATGTGCAAGGTGTTAACAACTCAATCGTTTACAATTCTTCATGCAGTTATCATGATCCTGGGGTGCATGTTGCTCTCTCCAGAAAACCTTCTGGTTCTGCTGGATTCCATGTCAAGGACCGTGGCAATGGCTACCAAAGTTGA
- the LOC133682234 gene encoding cytochrome P450 78A3-like: protein MRTDIDNFSIFALASKCRAFTQENIAWSLFIIGLAWIVVTLIYWAYPGGPAWGKYKLKNTSFTISNPIPGPRGFPITGSMKLMTSLAHHKIAAAADACKARRLMAFSLGDTRVIVTCNPDVAKEILNSSVFADRPVKESAYSLMFNRAIGFAPYGVYWRTLRKIASTHLFCPKQIKAAESQRLQIASQMVSTFNDREKSSFSVRGVLKRASLNNMMCSVFGREYKLDSFNNEVEELRALVEEGYDLLGTLNWSDHLPWLADFDPQKIRFRCSNLVPKVNRFVSRIIAEHRALTRSENPDFVDVLLSLQGHDKLSDSDMIAVLWEMIFRGTDTVAVLIEWILARMVLHPDVQSKVHDELYKVVGRSRAVAESDITAMVYLQAVVKEVLRLHPPGPLLSWARLAITDTTIDGYHVPKGTTAMVNMWAISRDPEFWEDPLEFMPERFVVTREDVLEFSVLGSDLRLAPFGSGRRTCPGKTLGITTVTFWVASLLHEYEWVPGDENNVDLSEVLRLSCEMANPLTVKVRPRRSSHKPSVQRTTS from the exons ATGAGAACCGACATAGATAACTTCTCGATCTTTGCTTTGGCCTCCAAATGCAGAGCCTttacacaagaaaatattgcaTGGTCACTTTTTATCATTGGTTTAGCCTGGATAGTTGTTACCCTGATTTACTGGGCATACCCTGGTGGTCCAGCTTGGggaaaatataaactaaaaaatacttCCTTCACAATTTCTAATCCAATTCCAGGTCCCAGGGGATTCCCCATTACCGGCAGCATGAAGCTTATGACCTCCTTAGCACATCACAAGATTGCAGCTGCTGCAGATGCATGCAAAGCCAGGAGGCTCATGGCGTTTAGCCTTGGTGATACTCGTGTTATCGTGACATGCAATCCTGATGTCGCTAAAGAAATATTGAACAGCTCGGTGTTTGCAGATCGTCCAGTTAAAGAATCTGCTTATAGCCTAATGTTCAATAGAGCAATCGGGTTCGCTCCTTATGGTGTCTACTGGCGAACCCTTAGAAAAATAGCCTCTACACACCTTTTCTGCCCCAAGCAAATCAAAGCTGCCGAGTCTCAAAGGCTCCAAATTGCTTCTCAAATGGTGTCAACGTTCAATGACCGAGAAAAGAGCAGTTTCAGCGTTCGTGGGGTCCTTAAAAGAGCTTCACTTAACAACATGATGTGTTCAGTTTTTGGACGCGAATATAAATTGGATTCATTTAATAATGAAGTTGAAGAACTAAGAGCTCTAGTTGAAGAGGGGTACGATTTATTGGGTACACTTAACTGGAGTGACCACCTTCCTTGGCTGGCAGATTTTGACCCTCAAAAAATCCGGTTCAGATGCTCAAATCTCGTGCCAAAAGTGAACCGGTTTGTCAGCCGAATTATAGCTGAACACAGAGCTCTAACCAGAAGTGAAAACCCAGATTTCGTTGATGTTTTGTTGTCTCTCCAAGGCCATGATAAATTATCGGACTCCGATATGATTGCCGTCCTTTGG GAAATGATTTTCAGAGGGACTGATACAGTGGCGGTTTTGATTGAGTGGATTCTAGCGAGAATGGTGCTTCATCCTGATGTTCAATCAAAGGTCCACGATGAGCTTTACAAAGTTGTTGGAAGATCAAGGGCCGTTGCTGAATCTGATATCACGGCCATGGTGTATCTCCAGGCAGTGGTGAAGGAAGTGTTGAGGCTACACCCACCTGGCCCACTTCTCTCGTGGGCCAGGCTAGCCATCACCGATACAACCATTGATGGGTATCACGTGCCGAAAGGGACCACGGCAATGGTTAACATGTGGGCCATTTCAAGGGACCCAGAGTTTTGGGAGGACCCACTTGAATTTATGCCCGAGAGATTCGTCGTGACTAGGGAGGATGTGTTGGAGTTTTCTGTTCTCGGCTCGGATCTTAGGCTTGCTCCGTTTGGTTCCGGTAGGCGGACTTGCCCTGGAAAGACACTGGGCATAACCACGGTGACCTTTTGGGTTGCATCACTTTTACACGAGTATGAATGGGTGCCGGGAGATGAAAACAACGTTGACCTATCAGAAGTACTGCGACTTTCCTGTGAGATGGCGAATCCATTGACCGTTAAAGTGCGGCCCAGGCGTTCCTCCCACAAGCCCTCTGTACAGAGAACTACGTCCTAG